A single Dechloromonas denitrificans DNA region contains:
- the radA gene encoding DNA repair protein RadA: MAKVKSIYSCTECGASSPKWQGQCPGCGEWNTLVESVAEKATGHRFESLAPTAKLQTLSEIEAREVDRVATGIGEFDRALGGGLVAGGVVLIGGDPGIGKSTLLLQALAHLSVNHKALYVSGEESGQQVALRARRLSLDTRSLQLMAEINLERILATLQAEKPQFAVIDSIQTLWSDQLSSAPGSVAQVRECAAQLTRMAKQTGITVLLVGHVTKEGALAGPRVLEHIVDTVLYFEGDTHSSFRLVRAVKNRFGAVNELGVFAMTDKGLKGVNNPSALFLSQHGQDVAGSCVMVTQEGTRPLLVEIQALVDTAHGNPRRLTVGLDAQRLAMLLAVLHRHAGIVCFDQDVFVNAVGGVKITEPAADLAVLLSISSSLKNRPLPSKLIVFGEVGLAGEIRPAPRGQERLKEAAKLGFTRALIPEANRPKQAIAGMEVIAVKRVEEAVARIRELE; the protein is encoded by the coding sequence GTGGCCAAGGTCAAGTCGATATACAGCTGTACCGAATGCGGGGCGAGCAGCCCGAAGTGGCAGGGCCAGTGTCCGGGCTGCGGCGAGTGGAATACGCTGGTCGAAAGCGTTGCCGAAAAAGCTACCGGCCATCGTTTCGAATCGCTGGCGCCGACCGCCAAGTTGCAAACGCTGTCGGAAATCGAGGCGCGCGAAGTGGACCGCGTGGCGACCGGCATCGGCGAATTCGACCGGGCGCTGGGCGGCGGTCTGGTGGCCGGCGGTGTCGTGCTGATCGGCGGCGATCCGGGGATCGGCAAAAGTACCTTGCTGCTGCAGGCGCTGGCCCATCTCTCGGTCAATCACAAGGCGCTCTACGTCAGCGGCGAGGAATCCGGCCAGCAGGTCGCCCTGCGCGCCCGCCGGCTGAGCCTCGATACGCGCAGCCTGCAGCTGATGGCCGAGATCAACCTGGAACGTATCCTGGCCACCCTGCAGGCGGAAAAGCCGCAGTTCGCCGTCATCGACTCGATCCAGACGCTATGGTCGGATCAATTGTCGAGCGCACCGGGATCGGTGGCCCAGGTCCGCGAATGCGCGGCGCAACTGACGCGGATGGCCAAGCAGACCGGCATCACCGTCCTGCTCGTCGGCCACGTGACCAAGGAAGGCGCGCTGGCCGGACCGCGCGTGCTCGAACATATCGTCGATACCGTGCTCTATTTCGAGGGCGACACCCACTCCAGCTTCCGCCTGGTGCGGGCGGTCAAGAACCGCTTCGGCGCGGTCAACGAGCTCGGCGTCTTTGCGATGACCGACAAGGGGCTGAAGGGGGTCAACAACCCGTCGGCCTTGTTCCTGTCGCAGCATGGGCAGGATGTTGCCGGTTCCTGCGTGATGGTCACCCAGGAAGGAACCCGCCCGTTGCTGGTGGAAATCCAGGCGCTGGTCGATACTGCCCACGGCAATCCGCGCCGCCTCACCGTCGGCTTGGATGCCCAGCGTCTGGCGATGTTGCTGGCGGTGCTGCATCGCCATGCCGGTATCGTCTGTTTCGATCAGGATGTCTTCGTCAATGCCGTCGGTGGCGTCAAGATTACCGAGCCGGCAGCCGATCTGGCCGTGCTGCTGTCGATAAGCTCGTCGCTGAAAAACAGGCCGTTGCCGTCAAAGCTGATCGTCTTCGGCGAGGTTGGCCTGGCCGGCGAGATCCGTCCGGCGCCGCGCGGCCAGGAGCGCCTGAAGGAGGCGGCCAAGCTCGGCTTCACGCGCGCCCTGATTCCGGAAGCCAACCGGCCGAAACAGGCCATCGCCGGCATGGAGGTGATTGCCGTCAAGCGCGTCGAGGAGGCGGTGGCGCGGATCAGGGAGTTGGAATAA
- the alr gene encoding alanine racemase — MKISRPIRARIAPAAILHNYRLAKRHAPNAKAWAVIKANAYGHGQWRAAEALRGEADGFAMLEAENAVALREAGIDQPILLLEGIFSARDVRAVIEHRLTTVIHCLEQLELLLGSGRLDKPLAICLKLNTGMNRLGFTAQTLAKAWEILRQWPQIDVTLMSHFAEADGERGIDWQLERFQGLAGDWRGPVCLANSAAILRHPAAHRDWVRPGIMLYGASPFAEQSAAELGLRPAMTLESRIIGVQELAPGERVGYGGTFTADRPMRVGVVACGYADGYPRHAPSGTPIAVLGRRTRTIGRVSMDMLACDLSDIPEAGIDAPVTLWGRGIAGDVPADEVASAAGTIAYELFCALAPRVPVEVGDI; from the coding sequence ATGAAAATCTCCCGCCCCATCCGGGCGCGCATTGCGCCGGCGGCCATTCTGCATAACTACCGGCTGGCCAAGCGCCACGCCCCGAACGCCAAGGCGTGGGCGGTCATCAAGGCCAACGCCTACGGCCACGGCCAATGGCGGGCGGCCGAGGCGCTGCGCGGCGAAGCCGACGGTTTTGCCATGCTCGAAGCCGAGAATGCCGTTGCCTTGCGCGAAGCCGGCATCGACCAGCCGATCCTGCTGCTCGAAGGGATTTTCAGCGCCCGCGATGTGCGGGCCGTGATCGAGCACCGGCTGACCACGGTGATCCATTGCCTCGAGCAACTTGAATTGCTGCTCGGCAGCGGGCGCCTGGATAAACCGCTGGCGATCTGTTTGAAGCTCAATACCGGTATGAACCGCCTCGGCTTTACCGCGCAGACCCTGGCCAAGGCCTGGGAAATCCTGCGCCAGTGGCCGCAAATCGACGTCACCCTGATGAGTCATTTCGCCGAAGCGGATGGCGAGCGGGGCATCGACTGGCAACTCGAGCGTTTTCAGGGGCTGGCCGGCGACTGGCGCGGCCCGGTCTGCCTGGCCAACTCGGCGGCCATTCTCCGCCATCCGGCGGCGCATCGCGACTGGGTGCGGCCCGGCATCATGCTCTATGGCGCCAGCCCGTTTGCCGAGCAAAGTGCCGCTGAACTCGGCCTGCGCCCGGCGATGACGCTGGAAAGCCGGATCATCGGCGTGCAGGAGCTGGCGCCCGGCGAGCGGGTCGGTTACGGTGGGACATTCACCGCCGACCGGCCGATGCGCGTTGGCGTCGTCGCCTGCGGTTATGCCGACGGTTATCCCCGGCATGCTCCGAGCGGCACGCCGATTGCCGTGCTAGGCCGGCGCACGCGGACCATCGGCCGGGTTTCGATGGACATGCTGGCCTGCGATCTGAGCGATATTCCGGAAGCCGGTATCGATGCGCCGGTCACGTTGTGGGGGCGGGGCATTGCCGGCGACGTGCCGGCCGACGAGGTGGCGAGCGCCGCCGGGACGATTGCCTATGAACTGTTCTGCGCGCTGGCGCCGCGCGTGCCGGTCGAAGTCGGGGACATCTGA
- a CDS encoding LysR family transcriptional regulator yields MADRRLQVFHAVAKNLSFTRAADALFMTQPAVTFQIKQLEEQYGTRLFERRHGSISLTPAGELVLSYAQRILALSDEMETRLGEMTGEMRGPLLVGASTTIAEFMLPRILGEFNALYPQVRARLIVANSESIEGRVAEHSLDVGLIEAPAKISGLHSQICCTDELQVICTPDYPLAGMSSVTPKALVDYEFISREPGSGTREITDAYFRAHQVAPENLKTQMELGSPEALKGVVSTGLGFAIVSRAVVDKEIRLGALVAISLKPPLKRSLYLVYPQDRFQSRLTATFIEFTQRKLKELAS; encoded by the coding sequence ATGGCTGACCGGCGTCTGCAGGTCTTTCATGCCGTAGCCAAAAATCTGAGCTTTACCCGCGCCGCCGACGCCTTGTTCATGACCCAGCCGGCGGTCACTTTTCAGATCAAGCAACTGGAAGAGCAATACGGTACGCGGCTGTTCGAACGGCGGCACGGCAGCATTTCGCTGACCCCGGCCGGCGAACTGGTGCTTTCCTATGCTCAGCGGATACTCGCGCTATCCGACGAAATGGAAACCCGCCTCGGCGAAATGACCGGCGAAATGCGCGGGCCGCTGCTGGTCGGCGCCAGCACGACGATTGCCGAGTTCATGCTGCCGCGCATCCTCGGCGAGTTCAATGCCCTTTATCCCCAGGTCCGGGCGCGGCTGATCGTCGCCAATTCCGAAAGTATCGAAGGCCGGGTCGCCGAACACTCCCTCGATGTCGGGCTGATCGAGGCGCCGGCCAAGATTTCCGGGCTGCACAGCCAGATTTGCTGCACCGATGAATTGCAGGTGATCTGCACGCCGGACTACCCGCTGGCCGGCATGAGCTCGGTAACGCCCAAGGCGCTGGTCGATTACGAATTCATTTCGCGCGAGCCGGGTTCCGGCACCCGCGAAATTACCGATGCCTATTTCCGCGCCCACCAGGTCGCCCCGGAAAACCTCAAGACGCAGATGGAACTGGGTAGTCCGGAGGCATTGAAAGGCGTCGTATCGACCGGCCTGGGCTTTGCCATCGTCTCGCGCGCCGTCGTCGACAAGGAAATCCGGCTCGGCGCCCTGGTCGCCATTTCCTTGAAACCGCCGCTGAAGCGCAGCCTCTATCTGGTCTATCCGCAGGACCGTTTCCAGTCGCGCCTGACCGCGACCTTCATCGAATTTACTCAACGCAAGCTGAAAGAACTCGCCTCATGA
- the lplT gene encoding lysophospholipid transporter LplT, giving the protein MPFGFYIIMAAQFFSALADNALLIAAIAALREMQAPSEYEPLLKTFFTLSYVLLAAFVGAFADSMPKWRVMFISNTIKIVGCSMMFFGAHPLLAYAVVGLGAAAYSPAKYGILTEYLPHRLLVVANGWIEGLTVGAIILGVVIGGTLIRPEIAQNLLAFDFPLIDTGVNTTGEMALSIVAVLYVIASIFNLYVPDTGVDHKQLKKNPFFLIHEFSHCLTLLWRDKLGQISLAVTTLFWGAGATLQFIVIKWSEVALNLDLSKSSMLQGVVAIGVAVGAIVAAKFITLRKSVRVIPLGIAMGLIVLVMNFVTSLWLAVPLLILIGGLSGFFVVPMNALLQHRGHILMGAGHSIAVQNFNENISILIMTGLYYLMIKIDLSIYWVVTLFGLFVSGLMYLIRQRHLANQAAQDDVQHLDDSAHH; this is encoded by the coding sequence GTGCCCTTTGGCTTCTACATCATCATGGCTGCGCAGTTTTTTTCCGCACTGGCCGACAACGCCCTGCTGATAGCCGCGATCGCCGCCTTGCGCGAGATGCAGGCGCCGTCCGAATACGAGCCGCTGCTCAAGACATTCTTCACGCTCTCCTACGTACTGCTCGCCGCCTTTGTCGGCGCCTTTGCCGATTCGATGCCCAAGTGGCGGGTGATGTTCATCAGCAACACGATCAAGATCGTCGGCTGCAGCATGATGTTCTTTGGCGCCCACCCGCTGCTCGCCTACGCCGTCGTCGGTCTTGGCGCCGCCGCCTACTCGCCGGCCAAGTACGGCATCCTCACCGAATACCTGCCGCATCGCCTGCTCGTCGTCGCCAATGGCTGGATCGAAGGATTGACCGTTGGCGCGATCATTCTCGGCGTGGTCATCGGCGGCACGCTGATCCGCCCGGAAATCGCCCAAAACCTGCTCGCCTTCGATTTCCCGCTGATCGATACCGGCGTCAATACGACGGGCGAAATGGCCCTGTCTATCGTCGCCGTACTTTATGTCATTGCCTCGATTTTCAATCTGTACGTTCCGGACACCGGCGTCGATCACAAGCAACTGAAGAAAAACCCCTTCTTCCTGATCCACGAATTCAGCCACTGCCTGACCCTGCTCTGGCGCGACAAACTGGGCCAGATCTCGCTGGCGGTAACCACGCTGTTCTGGGGCGCCGGGGCGACCTTGCAGTTCATCGTGATCAAGTGGTCGGAAGTGGCGCTCAATCTCGACCTCTCCAAATCGTCGATGCTGCAGGGCGTGGTGGCGATTGGCGTCGCCGTCGGCGCGATCGTCGCGGCCAAATTCATCACCCTGCGCAAGTCGGTTCGGGTCATCCCGCTCGGTATCGCCATGGGCCTGATCGTGCTGGTGATGAATTTCGTCACCAGCCTGTGGCTGGCCGTTCCGCTGCTCATTCTGATCGGCGGCCTGTCCGGCTTCTTCGTCGTACCGATGAATGCCCTGCTCCAGCATCGCGGCCACATCCTGATGGGAGCCGGCCACTCGATTGCCGTGCAGAACTTCAACGAGAACATTTCCATCCTGATCATGACCGGGCTCTATTACCTGATGATCAAGATCGACCTGTCGATCTATTGGGTGGTCACGCTATTCGGCCTGTTCGTCAGCGGCCTGATGTATTTGATCCGCCAGCGTCACCTCGCCAACCAGGCGGCCCAGGACGACGTCCAGCACCTGGACGATTCAGCCCACCACTAA
- a CDS encoding uracil-DNA glycosylase, whose translation MSLSREQMLVEMGISPIWVVREKGVEPAVAPAPQSAGEAPPSAVVAVPQPAPLCESVAGPAAAVDAMNWPELTRAVAECKACPLCQQRKQAVLGVGDLSPDWLFIGEGPGADEDVQGEPFVGQAGKLLDNMLASLDISRGNKVYIGNAVKCRPPGNRTPEAAEMAACRPYLERQIALLKPKIIVLLGKAAVHSVLHDDKSLASLRGKRFEYAGIPVVVTYHPAYLLRNLPDKSKAWEDLLFARRLLNALATPELPF comes from the coding sequence ATGAGCCTGAGCCGCGAGCAAATGCTGGTCGAGATGGGGATTTCGCCGATCTGGGTCGTCCGGGAAAAGGGTGTTGAGCCGGCGGTTGCGCCCGCGCCCCAGTCGGCTGGCGAAGCGCCACCATCGGCCGTGGTCGCCGTACCGCAACCGGCACCGCTGTGCGAAAGCGTGGCCGGGCCAGCGGCGGCGGTTGATGCGATGAACTGGCCGGAATTGACCCGGGCGGTGGCCGAATGCAAAGCCTGCCCGCTCTGCCAGCAGCGCAAACAGGCGGTACTCGGCGTCGGCGACCTCAGTCCCGACTGGCTGTTCATCGGCGAGGGGCCGGGGGCGGACGAGGATGTGCAGGGCGAGCCCTTTGTCGGCCAGGCCGGCAAGCTGCTCGACAACATGCTGGCCTCGCTTGATATTTCGCGGGGCAACAAGGTCTACATCGGCAATGCGGTGAAATGCCGGCCGCCCGGCAACCGGACGCCGGAGGCAGCCGAAATGGCCGCCTGCCGGCCTTACCTGGAGCGCCAGATCGCGCTGCTCAAGCCGAAGATCATTGTGCTGCTCGGCAAGGCTGCCGTGCATAGCGTGCTGCACGACGACAAGTCGCTGGCGTCGCTGCGCGGCAAGCGTTTCGAGTACGCCGGCATTCCGGTGGTGGTGACCTATCACCCGGCCTACCTGCTGCGCAATCTGCCCGACAAGTCGAAGGCCTGGGAAGACCTGCTGTTCGCCCGTCGCCTGCTCAACGCCCTGGCAACGCCCGAGCTGCCCTTCTAG
- the rimI gene encoding ribosomal protein S18-alanine N-acetyltransferase, whose protein sequence is MTAVPIAAEFFPMNERDLDTVAALEATLQVFPWSRGNFADSLSAGYSTWVLRLGGDLIGFSVVMAVLDEAHLLNIGIAQRYQGQGYGARMLRHAMECARLHGATKLFLEVRPSNDKAVELYRHFGFRQIGLRKGYYPAVDGREDGLIFDKELA, encoded by the coding sequence GTGACTGCCGTGCCGATCGCCGCCGAGTTTTTTCCGATGAACGAGCGCGATCTCGATACGGTGGCGGCGCTTGAAGCCACCCTGCAGGTCTTTCCCTGGTCGCGCGGCAATTTCGCCGATTCGTTAAGTGCCGGTTACAGCACTTGGGTATTGCGCTTGGGCGGCGATCTGATCGGTTTTTCAGTCGTCATGGCGGTGCTCGACGAGGCGCACCTGCTCAATATCGGTATCGCTCAGCGCTACCAGGGGCAGGGCTATGGCGCACGGATGCTCCGGCATGCGATGGAATGCGCGCGGCTGCATGGCGCGACAAAATTGTTTCTCGAAGTCCGCCCATCGAACGACAAGGCGGTCGAGCTGTATCGTCATTTCGGCTTTCGCCAGATCGGCTTGCGCAAGGGCTACTACCCGGCCGTCGATGGGCGGGAAGACGGATTGATTTTTGACAAGGAACTGGCATGA
- the tsaB gene encoding tRNA (adenosine(37)-N6)-threonylcarbamoyltransferase complex dimerization subunit type 1 TsaB — protein sequence MLILALETSTELGSCALWRDGEVVERLCPSGRSHSETLLPLVRELLAEAGCQIGQLDAIAFGVGPGAFTGLRIACGAAQGLAVAGSIPLLPVTSLEAMAALSGGERVVAVLDARMGEVYSGHYLRSADGYQLQGEIRVSAPADVLLPSGAGWLACGNAIAAYPVLQQRLALAGVAQLPGILPTAAALARLAAPRAARGAGIDAALAAPLYIRDKVAKTVAERLSEGGRA from the coding sequence ATGTTGATTCTCGCTCTCGAAACCTCCACCGAACTTGGCTCCTGCGCGCTCTGGCGCGACGGCGAAGTCGTCGAGCGCCTCTGCCCAAGCGGACGGTCGCATTCGGAAACCCTGTTGCCGCTGGTCCGCGAACTGCTCGCCGAGGCTGGCTGCCAGATCGGACAGCTGGACGCCATAGCCTTCGGCGTCGGCCCCGGTGCCTTCACCGGCTTGCGGATCGCCTGTGGCGCCGCGCAGGGGCTGGCGGTGGCGGGCAGCATACCGCTGCTGCCGGTGACCAGCCTGGAGGCCATGGCGGCGCTGAGCGGTGGCGAACGGGTCGTTGCTGTGCTCGATGCGCGGATGGGCGAGGTTTATTCCGGCCATTACCTGCGTTCGGCGGATGGCTATCAACTGCAAGGCGAGATTCGCGTTTCGGCGCCGGCCGACGTGCTGCTTCCGTCCGGCGCTGGCTGGCTGGCCTGCGGCAATGCCATCGCGGCCTATCCGGTTTTGCAGCAGCGCCTGGCGCTGGCTGGTGTAGCGCAGTTGCCCGGCATCCTGCCGACCGCAGCGGCACTGGCCAGGCTGGCGGCGCCGCGCGCGGCGCGGGGGGCCGGCATCGATGCGGCGCTTGCCGCGCCGCTGTACATTCGCGACAAGGTGGCGAAGACCGTCGCCGAGCGCCTCAGCGAAGGGGGCAGGGCGTGA